CTCAGCTTTGTTAGCTCTCGCCCTGCACTTTAGCCAGCCATCTCAGTTATCAAATGTCACGAATGGGATACCAGGCTTTCCAGCATAGCCACTCTTGGAAGTTTGTCACATCTTTCACTTTTGCTACCAACTCACCCATTCATCAGTCCACACCACGCGTCCCCCTTACTAACAGGACAAAAAAGCATGTGCAAAGTGTGCAAATGGATATCTCGAACAAAAGTACCGGGCATTCAACATTGCCCGGATGCCCGGATGCCTAGGTAGCTTACACGTGTGAACCAAGATCTGAACAACCCATTCGAGTGGGATGACTGATGTCGATAGGTAATACGCACCCAATCAATCTGATAATATCCATCAGTTGCTGTGCCTTATTCAGCTTGCCCTGTCATCCATCGCCTTACTTTCATGCAGCTCTCCAGTTGCGCCTTCCTTCGGTATCGCCACATCCAAGGAAACAGATAGAACAGACCGGTTTCTATTATGAGCGGTCAACAAGTCATGGTGTGTGTCACGGTCACAAGGGCTTGGGCAAGAAGGAAACCCTAGGTAGGCACTCGGGCAGTCAAAAAGGAAAGTGCCTCCGGGGAAGACGGGAAGGGGCGAGCTGGGGAAGCAAAAAAATTTCACTTTTTCACTGGTTCAGAAAGAGCACTTTCCCACAATCGTACCTACCCGACGCAACTACTTGACTATCTGCAGAAATTATCACTTTGCTCTTTCTACTCACTTTTCCATTTTGCAAAGCCATGTGTCAAAGGATTTTGATTTCCCAGCGTCATCATTCGGTACCTACAGCCTATGTCCGAAGAGGTCCGCGGAACCTTTTTCAGTCCACATCCTTCCGGCCTCAGACATGAGGCCGTCCTTCCTCCACATAGTCGGATACCAAATTCCACCCACCTGACGGAGATACTCGATGAGAGGACAACCGAAACAACCCGGACACAATATTCCCTCACACCATCCTGCCCCCATCGGCCCGAGGGAAGAAACGAATCCAAAAAAAGACCAGCTTTCGAAGAAGCGAAAGAGACCCCGTCCAAAATACCCCGTCGATACACCGCCAAAATCATAACGTCGTCATCATAAACCCGTCTGTCTTCCCCATCCTGATTTCCAAATCGACCGAATTCCAACTACCGACCTCCCATccgacctcccctccctgcatcaccccaaccctcatccGATTCGAAACACGTACACGCGGTCCCAGCACACCGGTTCAATCAagcccatcccccccaagGCAGATCccaccttgtcctcctcaaAATCAGCCTTGCCAACCCCGTCTGTCAAACCACACATTACCACACAACGCTAGAGACATGAAGGGAAAGATATGCAAGTCATCCAATAGCCACACTATCAAACTGCATGGTTCGGTTTCCTGCATTTTTGGGGTTTTCATAAAAACGTATAAGTGATGAGATGAAACAGGAAATAGTCAAATAGGTGGAGAGTCTCAACCCCGAACTTCCAAATTCTCGACAACAAAGAAAATTCCATCAACCCCTGTCACggcccccaaacccaacagTCATCCAAGAGACCCGAAAAGAGGACAGTATTTGTCTCAGTCCCCGGGCCCGGAGTTATGCCAAGTCGGAGAAGAGTGGAGTTCCGTCCGGCCGGCCCCATGTCGAGCGATCAAACCCGGTCCAACCGAGATCCGACTCGCGATTTGCGTGGCGCAAGGAGACGCGTTGTTTTAACGCGAAGCTAGGCAGCAgccaccttctccttgtttcttcttttttgttttttttgttttgtttactCAACGGATCAGGATGCAGTTGGAAGACATGAGAGCACTGTTAAGACCAGATTGTTCGCAAGACGGCGGTTTTCGCCCTCGTAATGTGAACTAAACCAGGTAAGTGAACAGTCCCCTATCGTCTCGACCGATATCCCGATCCTTGAGAGTATATTTCATCCATTCGATGCTGACTCGACAAATTTCTCGATGGTCGTGACattgatgaagacgatgacggCGGAGCCGCGCCTGGCGTCCCTGGGATCTGGAGTTGTGGCGGCAACTCATCGAACTGCATCGCGAGGCGATAAGTGTGTTCGGGAATCAGACGCTGTCTATACATATGTTCGACGACGTGGAAGTCTGGACGCATATGGTCGCTTGTCACCCGCTCGAAATCTATATGCAAGCGGATATGCTGCATGCGCTCGTAAAATCTGGGATACAGGTCGCTAGGGGACTCGGCGACGAAGGGGTAGTCATCGCAGAACCAGCAACGTGACTGCACAGGCAACTTCTCTCTCAAGTGGCGGACATGGTGTTCAATCCAACCAAATTCGTCATCAAGTCGAAATGTTGCCGAACAGCCCTTGAGCTCGCTGAATTCGCACCACAGCTCACCAGTCTGCTGCGCCCAATTGGTAGGAGCTGGTGGCGCCGCAATACTTCTTCGTCCGGACGCTATCGAAGTTCTGCCTACCGAGCTCTGGTCATCCCATCGGCTGAATACAGATGCTGTACTGGACTGCATCGTGGATGTGGTGGTATATGCTCGTGACGCAACGCTCGGCGCTGCTGTATATGACGATTGGACGTCAGCATTGGTATGGTCAAACTCAGAACCATCTGGCAAGTCACCGCTGACTATCGAGACTGCATATCGGGGAGTCTCAACACCGTCACTGTATGGATTCTGGGAATAGCCGTACACTCCAGTGTAGTCGCTTGAAGGATACGTGCGAAGAAAGTTGTGAATCTCGTTGGGATCAAAACCAGGGCCAGCCATGGTGGTAATGGCCGATGCGCCGGGGTGGCGGTGACAGACAAGCTTAAGAAAGAGGGGGAGCGAGTGCTCTGtgaggggtgttgggggtctCAATTGGCGGGGGCTGGCGAGGTCCAATGGGTGAGCAGGGGGCTTATTCCTTCACTCAGCTATGTGCTGATTGCCGTTGACCGATCCGATTCAAATCGCAAGCTGCTGCAGTCCTTGGGAAGTCCTACTGCAAGTAATTGCCAACACGCAGGCAAGGGACCAAGCAAGTGTTCTTGGTTCCAAACCCTACGCAGTTAGCTGGGCGCTGAGGCGAGCAGGTGTTGGGTGGTATCAAGTGTGCTATCGCGGATTCAAAGCGCAAAGCCGCACAGCTACGGCACAGGAAGGGGCCGGTATTGAAACGGCACAAGGAAACCGAGACGGAGCTGACGTCGTACAGATGCGATGCTGGCGGTGTTCTCTTGCTGTGTTGATGGAGCAATATGTGGTGGGCGTTTCCCAGCAAGAGAGAGAacggtgggatgggggatgcTTTGGAAAAGAGAAGCGGAAACTTGGGTCTGATAAGACTGGATGGAAATGAGGGGCAGCTGTGAAGAgtgcgggtggtgttgttgaatgGTATTTGGGGCCGAGCTGTGATGTGTGGGTGGCGCCGGTCAATTTTGGAAATGACATTTCACTCAGGATAAGCAGTCACGTCCGCGTTTCCGGGAGTTCCAGGATGTTATCAACCTTTCCATTTCCACTTCAACGCAACATCGACCGCTACATCGATCAACACCAGTCACGTTTTTCGTTCTCGTTCCTCTTACAGACGCGGCATGATCCATCCAGCTACATGGAGTCCATGCATCGTTTCTGCCGCATGCAGACACCATCTGCCGGAgcccacaccaccctcggGGCCTGGAGCCATGCATTTCTGGGTCGAGGTGTTAAGATGCTCTTTGCTATCTTGTGGCTTCTCTGCCACTTCTGTTCATGTCTCGACCGCCATTTCCTCACAGTCGTCATTATTTAGAGGGTCATCTCGACCTCAAGCTTGACGAATGATTCACGCGGGTAAAAACCACATAGCTTGAGTC
This window of the Podospora pseudoanserina strain CBS 124.78 chromosome 3, whole genome shotgun sequence genome carries:
- a CDS encoding hypothetical protein (EggNog:ENOG503P5DN), with amino-acid sequence MAGPGFDPNEIHNFLRTYPSSDYTGVYGYSQNPYSDGVETPRYAVSIVSGDLPDGSEFDHTNADVQSSYTAAPSVASRAYTTTSTMQSSTASVFSRWDDQSSVGRTSIASGRRSIAAPPAPTNWAQQTGELWCEFSELKGCSATFRLDDEFGWIEHHVRHLREKLPVQSRCWFCDDYPFVAESPSDLYPRFYERMQHIRLHIDFERVTSDHMRPDFHVVEHMYRQRLIPEHTYRLAMQFDELPPQLQIPGTPGAAPPSSSSSMSRPSRNLSSQHRMDEIYSQGSGYRSRR